The Crassaminicella indica genomic interval GGTCTTGAAATCGGAAAAATAAATGGAAAAATTTCAGGAAAAATAGATTATGAAGAAAATAAAATAAATGATTGGAAAAATGCATTATTATCTGATGAAAAAATTATAGAGCAATTTTGTTTATTTAAAGAAGCTCCTGAATATAGAATAGGCTTTTTAGTAGGTTATAAGGAAGGTTTTCAAAAAGAATATACAAATGCTTTTCAAATAGCAAATATAAATAGAGCAAAAGAAAATATGAATTATACAAAGATATCTATAGAAGGAGGGAAAATTATTAGTCCTGATGAAACTGTTACACTTTTTATAGAGGAAAATACTATTTATAGACCTTCGTTTTTTAATTTATCCAAAAGAAACTTCCCTTTAAACATAGAAAAATATAAACCATTAACAAACGTTTATGAAGTAATAATTAAAAACTACTCAAATAATGTAAATATAGAAAAACCAATTATTATTAGTTTTAAATATACAGGTCCTACAGCAGGTGGAATTTATCAATATATTCACAACAAATGGGTATACTTATATAGCATAATAGAAAAAGATAGAATTTTTACTGAAATTCCAGCTGGTACTTATTGTGGTGGAATATATGCTGTATTTTTAGATAATAATTATCAAGAATTAGTAGATATATATAATCATTGGGCACAAAAAGAAATTTACACTTTCATTAGAAGAGGTTATATAAAAGGTTATCCAGACAAAACCTTTAAACCTGATCAACATATAACAATAGGTGAATTTTTTACATTAATTAAAAGCATTGATAAAAACAATATTTTAATAGACGAATATATAAAAGACCATAAAAAGCATATAAATGAACCAATAAGCTATAAAAAAGCTGAACAGATTATGCAAAAGTTTACAAAGCTAAAAACATTCAGCTGGGATCATATAGCAGAAAAAATAATGTATGAAAAATTTGCTTGTCCAAGAAGCTATTATGGAAAAAATAATCATATGACAAGGGCAGAAGCTGTATATATGCTATATATATTAGAAAAAAATATATAAGGAGAAATTTTAATAGTATATATGTTAATGAAAAATTTTACTTTTAAAAAAAGAAAGTCGTTAAATAATAAAACAAATGGATTTACTCTCATAGAAATCCTTTTGGTACTATCTATTATTAGTATATTATCACTTATTTCTATCTCTATAAATAATAGCTTATACCATAAAATGTTATTAGAAACAACAGCTAATAAAATAAAAAGTGCTTTGCTATTAGCTCAACAATTAAGTATTGCAGAAACAAACTCTTATTGCTTTGAATTTATAAACAGTACCAACACTATTCGAGTAAGAGAAGCTTTTGTTGGTGGAAAAATAATATTTAAAGAAAAAATAAGTAATCAGCTTTCTATTCAACCATTTTATTTTGATGACGTTACTTATAACAGCGAAGGAAACACAAGCTATCATAAGTTTTATTTAGTCAATAAAAATAATAAAAAAATACAAATTGAAACTATGGTAGGTACAGGAAAAATAAAAATTTCAAAGATATATTAATATAGGATGAATGCTGCATGAAAATATGTATAAATCAAAAAGGATTTACTTTAATAGAAATTTTAATTGCAGTAGTAATCTTAGAACTTATTACGATTGCTACTGCAACTATTTTCCTACATATAAATAAAACGAATATAAAAGCTTCAAAAAACTATGAAATGATTAAAATAGCACAAATTTATATGGAAGAAATAAAGTGTAATCATATAGCTGTAGGTAATAAATACTATTCGATAGAAGCACTTGAAGATAAAGAAATAAAATTTCAAAAGGTTCCATATGCAATAATATTGAAAATTCATCATACTCATTATGATGGACTTTATAAGGTTAATATAGAAGTAAAAGACAAAAAAAATAATATCTACATATTAGAAAATTATATCAATACTTTAAAGAATGATTGTTACGATGAAATTTCAATAAAAAAAGAAGAGCTCGTACCATAAATTCAGAAGGTGATTTTATTGAAAAAATACAATA includes:
- a CDS encoding type IV pilus modification PilV family protein, which produces MKICINQKGFTLIEILIAVVILELITIATATIFLHINKTNIKASKNYEMIKIAQIYMEEIKCNHIAVGNKYYSIEALEDKEIKFQKVPYAIILKIHHTHYDGLYKVNIEVKDKKNNIYILENYINTLKNDCYDEISIKKEELVP
- a CDS encoding prepilin-type N-terminal cleavage/methylation domain-containing protein, with translation MKNFTFKKRKSLNNKTNGFTLIEILLVLSIISILSLISISINNSLYHKMLLETTANKIKSALLLAQQLSIAETNSYCFEFINSTNTIRVREAFVGGKIIFKEKISNQLSIQPFYFDDVTYNSEGNTSYHKFYLVNKNNKKIQIETMVGTGKIKISKIY
- a CDS encoding S-layer homology domain-containing protein; its protein translation is MKNIMIVLLFILLIGPFNSFIYAQDQYTDPYNLGKTIGKIYGQKDSIKYKAADWEKIFNLEVKNMSMELNLNNEIEQKNFKNGFKDGYMKGYKSLTISHSSDCEIGAEHGKIFGTAIGKIYGKKDFFDNKIINWKRHCPSDIWIKNKYNLDKDTKEYAKGFIEAYKKSYMENYITSFRAMNINCKKASLEKGIVYGLEIGKINGKISGKIDYEENKINDWKNALLSDEKIIEQFCLFKEAPEYRIGFLVGYKEGFQKEYTNAFQIANINRAKENMNYTKISIEGGKIISPDETVTLFIEENTIYRPSFFNLSKRNFPLNIEKYKPLTNVYEVIIKNYSNNVNIEKPIIISFKYTGPTAGGIYQYIHNKWVYLYSIIEKDRIFTEIPAGTYCGGIYAVFLDNNYQELVDIYNHWAQKEIYTFIRRGYIKGYPDKTFKPDQHITIGEFFTLIKSIDKNNILIDEYIKDHKKHINEPISYKKAEQIMQKFTKLKTFSWDHIAEKIMYEKFACPRSYYGKNNHMTRAEAVYMLYILEKNI